In one window of bacterium DNA:
- a CDS encoding GNAT family N-acetyltransferase, with protein MSDTNKYAAGRIKIRPARPSDKAVVLDFCKHTFGRWGDYMPEVWDQWVKTKGGLFFAATIEDRPVGVGKITIHRPGELWLEGLRVDPKYRGHGIGRIIQDYTWKKAMSLKPRFIRYATGSYNKISQHLGKSKSMKIAAEFDEYAGKLLPAKETVMVPAKPKECGEYLGFFNRDRQAKHWKGLYLDSWSAKTFDQQALEGLIKQKRVYGYYDHR; from the coding sequence ATGAGTGATACAAATAAATATGCCGCAGGCCGGATAAAGATCCGCCCGGCCAGGCCCTCGGACAAGGCTGTGGTGCTTGACTTCTGCAAGCATACCTTCGGCCGCTGGGGAGATTACATGCCCGAGGTCTGGGACCAGTGGGTAAAGACCAAGGGCGGCCTTTTCTTCGCGGCCACGATAGAGGACAGGCCGGTCGGTGTGGGCAAGATCACCATCCACCGGCCGGGCGAGCTTTGGCTGGAGGGCTTAAGGGTTGATCCCAAGTACCGGGGGCACGGTATCGGCCGCATCATCCAGGACTACACCTGGAAGAAGGCCATGAGCCTGAAACCCCGGTTCATACGCTATGCCACCGGATCCTACAACAAGATATCCCAGCATCTGGGGAAGTCCAAGTCCATGAAGATAGCGGCCGAGTTCGACGAATACGCCGGCAAACTGCTCCCGGCCAAGGAGACCGTCATGGTGCCGGCCAAGCCAAAAGAATGCGGGGAATATCTCGGCTTTTTCAACCGCGACCGCCAGGCCAAACATTGGAAGGGGTTGTATCTTGACAGTTGGTCGGCCAAGACCTTTGACCAGCAGGCGCTGGAAGGCTTGATCAAGCAAAAAAGGGTTTACGGGTATTACGACCACCGA
- a CDS encoding TldD/PmbA family protein, giving the protein MLIDKNQAHDICKRALSFAKEGQAEVILTQTASPLTRIANNTIHQNVETSDIDISLRVDLEGRSGRATTNQFDDESLKELARRSVNAARAITSKQELPPMMGPQQYREIPAFDQSSAFMEPEQRAEMVLKAVKLARQEKVELAGLVNNTLYATAMANSNGLFAYHNMSTLRMELTARSGITAGRFAQTARKAGEIDPEKIAAIAIKKCLGGLNAKALEPGDYTVILEPEAVTTPLMFLSYLSFGALAVQENLSCLSGKIGQKLMGGNITISDDAYNPLAVWAEPFDSEGMPRKKVMIIEKGVARGPVYDLKTAAKDRTETTGHGLPQPNTYGPMPRNLILEGGNASLEDMIKSTKRGVLVTRFWYNRVVDRKIPVITGMTRDGTFLIEDGKVSCGVKNMRFNQDLVEFFNNVETLGVPESQENMVVPPLKVNNFHFTGLTEA; this is encoded by the coding sequence ATGTTGATAGATAAAAATCAGGCCCACGACATCTGCAAAAGGGCGTTGTCCTTTGCCAAAGAAGGCCAGGCCGAAGTTATCCTGACTCAGACGGCCAGCCCGCTGACCAGGATCGCCAACAACACCATCCACCAGAATGTGGAGACATCGGACATCGACATCTCCCTGCGGGTGGACCTGGAAGGACGCTCGGGACGGGCAACCACCAACCAGTTTGACGACGAGTCGCTTAAAGAACTGGCCAGGCGGTCCGTAAATGCAGCCCGGGCCATCACCAGCAAACAGGAACTTCCGCCGATGATGGGGCCGCAGCAATACCGGGAGATCCCGGCCTTTGACCAGAGTTCGGCCTTCATGGAGCCGGAGCAGAGGGCGGAGATGGTGCTTAAGGCCGTAAAACTGGCCCGGCAGGAAAAAGTGGAGCTGGCCGGACTGGTCAACAACACACTTTATGCCACCGCCATGGCCAACAGCAATGGGTTGTTCGCCTATCATAACATGAGCACCCTGCGGATGGAGCTTACCGCCCGTTCCGGCATTACAGCCGGACGATTTGCCCAGACGGCGCGCAAAGCAGGTGAGATTGACCCGGAGAAGATCGCAGCCATCGCCATCAAAAAGTGCCTGGGCGGACTCAATGCCAAGGCGCTGGAGCCGGGGGATTACACCGTGATCCTGGAGCCCGAAGCGGTCACCACGCCGTTAATGTTCCTTTCATATCTTTCTTTCGGCGCCCTGGCGGTCCAGGAGAACCTGAGCTGCCTGTCCGGGAAGATAGGGCAGAAACTGATGGGTGGCAATATCACCATCAGCGATGATGCCTACAATCCCCTGGCGGTCTGGGCCGAGCCATTTGATTCCGAGGGCATGCCCAGGAAGAAGGTGATGATCATAGAAAAAGGGGTGGCCCGCGGTCCGGTTTACGATCTGAAAACAGCGGCCAAGGACAGGACAGAGACCACCGGCCACGGCCTGCCCCAGCCCAACACCTACGGCCCGATGCCGCGGAATCTGATCCTGGAAGGCGGGAATGCCTCGCTGGAGGACATGATCAAGTCCACCAAGCGCGGGGTGCTGGTCACCCGTTTCTGGTATAACCGGGTGGTGGACCGCAAGATCCCCGTCATCACAGGGATGACAAGGGACGGCACCTTCCTGATCGAGGACGGCAAAGTGTCCTGCGGGGTCAAGAATATGAGGTTCAACCAGGACCTGGTGGAGTTCTTTAACAATGTGGAGACGCTGGGCGTGCCGGAGAGCCAGGAGAACATGGTGGTTCCGCCGCTTAAGGTCAATAATTTTCATTTTACCGGGCTGACCGAGGCCTAG
- a CDS encoding TldD/PmbA family protein, with protein MKDLAQHALNVAEVAGATYADIRIINDESERVEVKDGQVGSINRGTSGGFGIRVIVNGAWGFASSPKIDKAEIERVARLAVKVAKASALLKVRDLELAPVEKYIDKYVTPHKKNPLEVPLEEKIALLLKTDAAMRQVKGVNITESRIAGWVEDQLFASTIGSVIEQRIVQCGGGYTATAVKDGDVQYRSYPCSHGGQWESNGYEMIEGLDFAGNAGRTAEEAVALLSADQCPSGEKDIIIEGSQLSLQIHESVGHPLELDRVFGSEANYAGTSFATTDNLDKLKYGSDIVNISSDPTCPMGLGSYGYDDEGVKTHKADLIKNGLLVNYLSSRETARVIGKNSTGAMRADGWGNMPIVRITCINLEPGTKSTEQIISETDDGIYMASNKSFSIDDRRSNFQFGTEIAWEIKKGKLGRMLKNATYTGFTPQFWNACDAIAGPKDWKIWGTANCGKGEPGQLARTAQGCAPSRFRKIKVGVVPGKK; from the coding sequence TTGAAAGACCTAGCACAACACGCCCTTAACGTGGCCGAGGTGGCCGGGGCCACCTACGCCGACATCCGGATCATCAACGATGAATCCGAGCGGGTGGAGGTCAAGGACGGCCAGGTGGGCAGCATCAATCGGGGAACCTCCGGCGGCTTCGGCATCCGGGTGATAGTTAACGGGGCCTGGGGCTTTGCCTCCAGTCCCAAGATCGACAAGGCCGAGATCGAGCGGGTGGCCAGGCTGGCCGTCAAGGTGGCCAAGGCCAGCGCCCTGCTTAAGGTCCGCGACCTGGAGCTGGCCCCGGTGGAGAAGTACATAGACAAATACGTCACCCCGCACAAAAAGAACCCGCTGGAAGTTCCGCTGGAGGAGAAGATCGCCCTGCTGCTTAAGACCGATGCCGCCATGCGCCAGGTGAAGGGGGTGAACATCACCGAATCCCGGATCGCGGGCTGGGTGGAGGACCAGCTGTTCGCCTCCACCATTGGCTCGGTGATAGAACAAAGGATAGTGCAGTGCGGCGGCGGCTACACCGCCACCGCCGTCAAGGACGGCGACGTGCAGTACCGCTCCTATCCCTGTTCCCACGGCGGGCAGTGGGAATCCAACGGCTACGAGATGATAGAGGGACTGGACTTTGCCGGGAACGCCGGGAGAACAGCGGAAGAAGCGGTGGCCCTGCTTTCGGCCGACCAGTGCCCGTCCGGCGAGAAGGACATCATCATCGAAGGCTCCCAGCTCTCGCTTCAGATCCACGAATCAGTCGGGCATCCGCTGGAGCTGGACCGGGTGTTCGGCAGCGAGGCCAACTACGCCGGCACCAGCTTTGCCACCACCGACAATCTGGACAAGCTGAAATACGGTTCCGACATCGTCAACATTTCCTCCGATCCCACCTGTCCCATGGGCCTGGGCAGTTACGGCTACGATGACGAGGGCGTAAAGACCCACAAGGCCGATCTGATAAAGAACGGCCTGCTGGTGAACTACCTGTCATCCCGCGAGACCGCCAGGGTCATCGGCAAGAACTCCACCGGGGCCATGCGGGCCGACGGCTGGGGCAACATGCCCATCGTCCGGATAACCTGCATCAACCTGGAGCCGGGCACAAAGTCAACCGAGCAGATAATCTCCGAGACCGATGACGGCATCTACATGGCCAGCAACAAGAGCTTTTCCATCGATGACCGGCGCTCCAACTTCCAGTTCGGAACCGAGATCGCCTGGGAGATCAAAAAGGGCAAGCTGGGCCGGATGCTGAAGAACGCCACCTACACCGGGTTCACCCCCCAGTTCTGGAACGCCTGCGACGCCATCGCCGGGCCAAAGGACTGGAAGATCTGGGGAACCGCCAACTGCGGCAAGGGCGAACCGGGACAGCTGGCCAGGACCGCCCAGGGCTGTGCGCCGTCAAGGTTCCGGAAGATCAAGGTCGGCGTGGTGCCGGGGAAAAAGTAG
- the trpS gene encoding tryptophan--tRNA ligase, with the protein MKKILTGDRPTGPLHIGHYFGSLVERVRLQDQYETYVLIADVQALTDNFDDPQKVHDNIIEVTLDYLAAGIDPNKSTIVIQSKLPAIADLTIFFMNLVTVARVGRNPTVKEEIKQKGFGESLPFGFFAYPVSQAADILSFNADLVPVGDDQLPMIEMTREIARDFNRIYGPVFVEPEAKTGSFGRIKGLDGNSKMSKSLNNAIDIKDSADDTAKKIMSAYTDPTKARKDDPGHPDGCMVYAYHQIFTPGHAAIKEECLKGGRGCVVCKKELIANMNGYFAPIRQKRIELGNDLGYVRNVLKQGIIKGQEVTGDILERAKTAMKIDYRDILG; encoded by the coding sequence ATGAAAAAGATTCTAACAGGAGACCGGCCCACCGGGCCTTTGCACATAGGGCATTATTTTGGTTCGCTGGTGGAACGGGTGAGACTGCAGGACCAGTACGAGACCTATGTCCTGATCGCCGACGTTCAGGCCCTGACCGACAACTTTGACGATCCCCAAAAGGTGCACGACAACATCATCGAGGTCACTCTGGACTACCTGGCGGCGGGGATAGACCCCAACAAATCCACCATCGTCATCCAGTCAAAACTGCCGGCCATTGCCGATCTGACCATCTTCTTCATGAACCTGGTGACGGTGGCCCGGGTGGGCCGCAATCCCACGGTCAAGGAGGAGATCAAGCAGAAAGGTTTCGGGGAATCACTGCCCTTCGGGTTCTTTGCCTATCCCGTCTCCCAGGCGGCCGACATTCTGTCCTTCAACGCCGACCTGGTGCCGGTGGGCGACGACCAGCTGCCGATGATCGAGATGACCCGGGAGATCGCCCGCGATTTCAACCGGATCTACGGGCCGGTGTTTGTGGAGCCGGAAGCCAAGACCGGCAGTTTTGGGCGGATCAAGGGTTTGGACGGGAATTCCAAGATGAGCAAGTCGCTGAACAACGCCATAGACATCAAGGACAGCGCGGATGATACCGCCAAGAAGATCATGAGCGCCTACACCGACCCCACCAAGGCCCGCAAGGACGACCCCGGCCACCCGGACGGCTGCATGGTCTACGCCTATCACCAGATATTCACTCCCGGCCACGCCGCCATAAAGGAGGAGTGTTTGAAGGGCGGGCGGGGCTGCGTGGTCTGCAAAAAGGAGCTGATAGCCAACATGAACGGTTATTTTGCCCCGATCCGGCAGAAGCGCATAGAACTGGGTAATGACCTGGGTTATGTCAGGAATGTGCTGAAGCAGGGCATCATCAAGGGGCAGGAAGTGACAGGGGACATCCTGGAAAGGGCCAAGACTGCCATGAAGATAGATTACCGGGATATATTGGGGTAA
- a CDS encoding YitT family protein, translated as MDITLRSLGLKPKLSKVIWDFFMITVGCALMALSYDLFLVPHKIAPGGAAGISTILHYLFKLPVGVVIFAVNIPLFIWGMLEFGKKFGFRTIYAVFVTSFLTDFLQAMFHFKAATQNAILAAVYGAILLGIGLGLAFRHQATTGGSDIVAQIISKYSNATPGIGIIMVDFFIIVLAGLTFRSVDLALYGLITLYISSRILDVILEGWSYNKAAYIISDHHQLIRGEVVLEMNRGGTMWVGKGFYKGTERTILFCVVSRRELVQLKEIVSLLDPKAFMVVTDVKEVLGHGFTSWSKVAEN; from the coding sequence ATGGACATCACACTAAGAAGTCTGGGCTTAAAGCCCAAATTGTCAAAGGTCATCTGGGATTTTTTCATGATCACCGTGGGCTGCGCCCTGATGGCGCTTTCCTACGACCTGTTCCTGGTGCCCCACAAGATCGCCCCGGGCGGGGCGGCCGGGATCAGCACCATCCTGCATTACCTGTTCAAACTGCCGGTGGGGGTGGTGATCTTTGCCGTCAACATTCCGCTGTTCATCTGGGGGATGCTGGAGTTCGGCAAGAAGTTCGGGTTCCGCACCATCTATGCGGTGTTCGTCACTTCCTTTCTGACCGACTTTTTGCAGGCCATGTTCCATTTTAAGGCGGCCACCCAGAACGCCATCCTGGCGGCGGTCTACGGGGCCATACTGCTGGGCATAGGACTGGGGCTGGCCTTTAGGCACCAGGCCACCACCGGCGGCTCGGACATAGTGGCCCAGATCATTTCCAAGTACTCCAACGCCACCCCGGGCATCGGCATCATCATGGTGGACTTCTTCATCATCGTGCTGGCCGGGCTGACCTTCCGCAGCGTGGACCTGGCCCTGTACGGCCTGATCACCCTGTACATCTCCAGCCGGATACTGGACGTGATCCTGGAGGGCTGGTCCTACAACAAGGCGGCCTATATCATCTCCGACCATCACCAGTTGATAAGGGGCGAAGTGGTGCTGGAGATGAACCGGGGCGGCACCATGTGGGTGGGCAAGGGATTTTACAAGGGCACCGAGCGCACCATCCTGTTTTGCGTGGTCAGCCGGAGGGAGCTGGTGCAGTTGAAGGAAATTGTCAGCCTGCTGGATCCCAAGGCCTTCATGGTGGTGACAGACGTCAAGGAGGTACTGGGGCACGGGTTTACCTCTTGGTCAAAGGTGGCTGAGAACTGA